The following are encoded in a window of Pongo abelii isolate AG06213 chromosome 16, NHGRI_mPonAbe1-v2.0_pri, whole genome shotgun sequence genomic DNA:
- the MAGEL2 gene encoding MAGE-like protein 2, with amino-acid sequence MSQLSKNLGDSSPPAEAPKPPVYSRPTVLMRAPPASSRAPPVPWDPPPIDLQASLAAWQAPQPAWEAPQGQLPAPVVPMTQPPALGGPIVPAPPLGGSMGKPPTPGVLMVHPPPPGAPMAQPPTPGVLMVHPSAPGAPMAHPPPPGTPMSHPPPPGTPMAHPPPPGTPMAHPPPPGTPMVHPPPPGTPMAHPPPPGTPMVHPPPPGTPMAHPPPPGTPMAQPPAPGVLMAQPLTPGVLMAQPAAPGAPMVQPPPAAVMTQPQPSGAPMAKPPGPGVLMIHPPGARAPMTQPPASGAQMAQPAAPPAQPMAPPAQPMASWAPQAQPLILQIQSQVIRAPPQVPQGPQAPPAQLATPPGWQATSPGWQATPQGWQATPLTWQTTQVTWQAPAITWQVPPPMRQGPPPIRPGPPPIRPGPPPVRQAPPLIRQAPPVIRQAPPVIRQAPPVIRQAPPVIRQAPPVIRQAPPVIRQAPPLIRQAPPPIRPAPQVLATQPPLWQALPPPPPLRQAPQARLPAPQVQAAPQVPTAPPATQVPAAPPVGPQVPQSVLPAPLSAPLSAPQAVHCPSIIWQAPKGQPPVPHEIPTSMEFQEVQQTQALAWQAQKAPTHIWQPLPAQEAQRQAPSLVQLEQPFQGAPPSQKAVQIQLPPQQAQASGPQAEVPTLPLQPSWQAPPAVLQAQPGPPVAAANFPLGSAKSLMTPSGECRASSIDRRGSSKDRRTSSKERRAPSKDRMIFAATFCAPKAVSAARAHLPAAWKNLPATPETFAPSSSVFPATSQFQPASLNAFKGPSAASETPKSLPYALQDPFACVEALPAVPWVPQPNMNASKATQAVPTLLMATAAGPQATATTQEASKTSVEPPRRSGKATRKKKHLEAQEDSRGHTLAFHDWQGPRPWENLNLSDWEVQSPVQVLGDWEHPNTPRGLSGWEGPSTSRILSGWEGPSTSWALSAWEGPSTSRALGLSESPGSSLPVVVSEVASVSPGSSATQDNSKVEAQPLSPLDERANALVQFLLVKDQAKVPVQRSEMVKVIIREYKDECLDIINRANNKLECAFGNQLKEIDTKNHAYIIINKLGYHTGNLVASYLDRPKFGLLMVVLSLIFMKGNCVREDLIFNFLFKLGLDVRETNGLFGNTKKLITEVFVRQKYLEYRRIPYTEPAEYEFLWGPRAFLETSKMLVLRFLAKLHKKDPQSWPFHYLEALAECEWEDTDEDEPDTSDSAHGPTSRPPPH; translated from the coding sequence ATGTCGCAGCTAAGTAAGAATCTGGGTGACTCGAGTCCTCCCGCGGAGGCCCCGAAGCCGCCTGTCTATAGCCGCCCTACGGTTCTGATGCGGGCCCCGCCCGCTTCCTCCCGGGCTCCGCCAGTCCCTTGGGATCCACCTCCAATTGACTTGCAGGCTTCATTGGCCGCTTGGCAGGCACCTCAGCCTGCCTGGGAGGCCCCACAGGGCCAGCTGCCCGCCCCGGTGGTTCCGATGACCCAGCCTCCTGCCCTAGGGGGCCCGATAGTCCCGGCTCCCCCGCTGGGGGGCTCGATGGGTAAGCCTCCGACTCCCGGGGTCCTGATGGTGCATCCTCCACCTCCGGGAGCCCCGATGGCCCAGCCTCCGACCCCGGGAGTCCTGATGGTGCATCCTTCAGCTCCTGGAGCTCCCATGGCCCATCCTCCTCCTCCGGGGACCCCAATGTCCCACCCTCCCCCTCCGGGGACCCCGATGGCCCATCCTCCTCCTCCGGGGACCCCGATGGCCCATCCTCCTCCTCCGGGGACCCCGATGGTGCATCCTCCTCCTCCGGGGACCCCGATGGCTCATCCTCCCCCTCCGGGGACACCGATGGTGCATCCTCCTCCTCCGGGGACCCCGATGGCTCATCCTCCTCCTCCGGGGACACCGATGGCCCAGCCTCCCGCTCCGGGAGTCCTGATGGCCCAGCCTCTGACTCCGGGAGTCCTGATGGCCCAGCCTGCTGCTCCGGGAGCCCCGATGGTCCAGCCGCCTCCAGCAGCCGTGATGACCCAGCCTCAGCCTTCAGGAGCACCGATGGCCAAGCCTCCAGGTCCAGGAGTCCTGATGATTCATCCTCCAGGTGCGAGAGCTCCGATGACCCAACCTCCAGCTTCAGGAGCACAGATGGCACAGCCGGCGGCCCCACCTGCACAGCCGATGGCCCCACCTGCACAGCCGATGGCTTCTTGGGCCCCGCAGGCTCAGCCTCTGATCCTGCAAATCCAATCTCAAGTTATAAGGGCTCCTCCGCAGGTTCCCCAGGGCCCGCAGGCACCCCCAGCGCAGCTAGCCACACCCCCGGGCTGGCAGGCAACCTCGCCAGGATGGCAGGCCACGCCGCAAGGCTGGCAGGCCACTCCCCTGACCTGGCAGACCACGCAGGTCACCTGGCAGGCACCAGCCATTACCTGGCAGGTGCCGCCGCCCATGCGCCAGGGGCCTCCGCCCATCCGCCCTGGCCCACCACCCATCCGCCCTGGCCCACCACCGGTGCGGCAGGCCCCACCGCTGATCCGCCAGGCCCCACCGGTGATCCGCCAGGCCCCACCGGTGATCCGCCAGGCCCCACCCGTGATCCGCCAGGCCCCACCCGTGATCCGCCAGGCCCCACCAGTGATCCGCCAGGCTCCACCTGTGATCCGCCAGGCCCCACCGCTGATCCGCCAGGCGCCGCCCCCCATCCGACCTGCCCCACAGGTCCTGGCCACCCAGCCACCGCTCTGGCAGGccctgccacccccacctccactgcGGCAGGCCCCGCAGGCTAGGCTGCCGGCCCCGCAGGTGCAGGCGGCGCCGCAGGTGCCTACGGCCCCACCTGCTACGCAGGTACCCGCGGCTCCGCCCGTTGGCCCGCAGGTGCCCCAGTCTGTGCTGCCGGCCCCGCTGTCTGCCCCACTGTCTGCCCCGCAGGCTGTGCACTGCCCTTCCATCATCTGGCAGGCCCCCAAAGGTCAGCCCCCGGTGCCACACGAGATTCCAACGTCAATGGAGTTCCAGGAGGTGCAGCAGACACAGGCGCTGGCCTGGCAGGCCCAGAAGGCCCCCACTCACATCTGGCAGCCCCTGCCTGCCCAGGAGGCCCAGAGGCAGGCTCCCTCCTTGGTCCAGCTGGAGCAGCCCTTTCAGGGAGCCCCGCCCTCCCAAAAAGCCGTGCAAATCCAGCTACCCCCCCAGCAGGCCCAGGCATCGGGTCCGCAAGCGGAGGTGCCCACACTGCCGCTCCAGCCTTCCTGGCAGGCACCGCCTGCAGTCTTGCAGGCCCAGCCCGGACCCCCGGTAGCAGCGGCAAATTTTCCCCTGGGCTCCGCTAAATCATTGATGACTCCATCAGGAGAATGCAGGGCCTCTTCTATAGACCGCAGGGGCTCCTCTAAAGACCGCAGGACCTCCTCGAAGGAGCGCAGGGCCCCTTCAAAAGACCGCATGATCTTTGCTGCCACCTTCTGTGCTCCCAAGGCAGTGTCAGCTGCGCGAGCACACCTGCCAGCTGCCTGGAAAAACCTGCCTGCCACACCGGAGACCTTTGCTCCCTCCTCAAGTGTCTTCCCAGCTACCTCCCAGTTTCAGCCTGCCTCTCTGAATGCCTTTAAAGGCCCCTCTGCTGCCTCAGAGACCCCAAAGTCACTGCCATATGCTCTGCAGGATCCCTTTGCCTGTGTAGAGGCCCTGCCTGCAGTTCCATGGGTCCCACAGCCCAATATGAATGCCTCAAAGGCAACCCAGGCTGTGCCCACCCTCCTGATGGCTACAGCAGCTGGCCcccaggcaactgccaccactcAAGAGGCCTCCAAGACCTCCGTCGAGCCGCCACGCCGCTCCGGCAAGGCCACCCGGAAGAAGAAGCATCTGGAAGCCCAAGAGGACAGCCGTGGCCACACGCTGGCCTTTCATGACTGGCAGGGCCCAAGGCCCTGGGAGAATCTGAATCTGAGTGACTGGGAGGTCCAAAGCCCTGTCCAGGTCTTGGGTGACTGGGAGCACCCAAACACCCCCCGTGGCCTGAGTGGTTGGGAGGGCCCTAGCACCTCCAGgatcctgagtggctgggaaggGCCCAGCACATCCTGGGCCCTGAGTGCCTGGGAGGGCCCGAGCACCTCCAGGGCCCTGGGACTCTCTGAAAGCCCAGGGAGCTCTCTGCCTGTAGTTGTGTCTGAGGTTGCAAGTGTCTCTCCGGGATCCAGTGCCACCCAGGATAATTCCAAGGTGGAGGCACAGCCCTTGTCTCCCTTGGATGAGAGGGCAAATGCATTGGTGCAGTTCCTCTTAGTCAAGGACCAAGCCAAGGTGCCTGTCCAGCGCTCGGAGATGGTGAAAGTCATTATCCGAGAATATAAAGATGAGTGCTTAGACATCATCAACCGTGCCAACAATAAGCTGGAGTGTGCCTTTGGTAATCAATTGAAAGAAATTGATACCAAAAACCACGCTTATATTATCATCAACAAGCTAGGCTACCATACAGGGAATTTGGTGGCATCCTATTTAGACAGGCCCAAGTTTGGCCTCCTGATGGTGGTCTTGAGCCTCATCTTTATGAAAGGCAATTGTGTCAGGGAGGATCTGATCTTTAATTTTCTGTTCAAGTTAGGGTTGGATGTCCGGGAAACAAATGGTCTCTTTGGAAATACTAAGAAGCTCATCACCGAAGTGTTTGTCAGGCAGAAGTACCTAGAGTACAGGCGAATCCCCTACACTGAGCCTGCAGAGTATGAGTTCCTCTGGGGCCCTCGAGCATTCCTGGAAACCAGCAAGATGCTTGTCCTGAGGTTTTTGGCCAAGCTCCATAAGAAAGATCCACAGAGCTGGCCATTCCATTACCTTGAAGCGCTGGCAGAATGTGAGTGGGAAGACACAGATGAGGATGAACCTGACACCAGTGACAGTGCCCACGGCCCCACCAGCAGGCCCCCTCCCCACTAA